cctactcGTGGCAAACGACGTCGTACAAGGCCAtagtagggacttttaggcttccccCTGAACTCTCCACATTCCAcactttacgcaggcgcctgatacgtggaacatcgtggttggtgacggtacgtcttccgagaaccgcatttaatggcctagcctatgcccagccgtcgtttcgtatttcgagtggagggccttggatcccacatcatgGCCATCCAACGGCCCCTCTTTACGtgacctttcacgtatataaaaaggggtggccaccctacgcatgggccaccctttcatttgaaatttctcagaactcctctccttcttctctcttcatttcagAAGAAAAACCATCTTCTTGCCGACCGCCATTTTGGTTACaatctttgaaaaacttagttcgcgttaatctttatccatatctcgagctctttaggaagaacatcgatcaatagatttaaatcaacttctaagttttatgacccggttatatccaggaactcaatttgaaaacttagttcgcgttaacttttatccatatctcgagctctttaggaagaacaacaatcaatagatttaaatcaacttctaagtttatgacccggttatatccaggaacttaatttgaaaacttagttcgcattaacttttatccatatctcgagctctttaggaagaacaacgatcaatagatttaaatcaacttctaagttttatgacccggttatatccaggaacttaatttgaaaacttagttcacgttaacttttatccatatctcgagctctttaggaagaacaacgatcaatagatttaaatcaaaaCTTAATAAAACATAGAGAAAAAAATTCCCGCGCGAATTTCTTGCAGCTCTTGAGCTAGAGCCATGGCGAAAACAAGATCTAGAGTGCAGGGGAATTTGAATtcgaacaagaagaagaagaagaaaggcccTAATTCAATCTCAGACATTCAAAGGACGAAATCCATGGATGCTGTACTGGGGGTGGATCCAATTGCGTTTTCAGATGCTGAGGAAGAACACATCGATGATCCTGATCTGGTGAAACAGTCACCTGCATTGTGTGAGCTATTCCCTGCGCCTCTCTCACCCAGATCGTCTCTTCGATCGATTGAACAGCAGGAGCACATTCGGCAAGACTTCGCTCACTTCTTGGAGGCTACTAATCGATGCTCCGGTTATATTTCCCAAGGTAAATCTGCTAATCCTCCAGTTTTACAGACTGGAAATGAAGAGTGATGCATTGGAAATACTGGTTTGAGCACTGGTTTGAAATCTAAGGTCAAGATCACTATGGATGATATACAAGAAGAAGTTGATTTCTGGAAATCGTCTATTGTGTGCTACGCTTTGGGGGCAAATCCACCACTATCAATACTGGAAGGATTTGTTCGTAGAATGTGGAATGACAAGATTGACAAGGTAGGAATGCTGTCTTATGGTGTTTTCTTAATTCGGTTCATATCCATTGCAGATCGGGATGAGGTACTCAAAGGTGGTTATGTCTTTTTTAACAAAAGGTCGGTAGTTATGAAGGCTTGGGATCCTGCGATTAATTTAAAAAAGGAGGATATTAGGCGGGTGCCAATTTGGGTTCATTTAGATGATCTTGATTTGAAATACTGGGGTGAGAAATCTTTGTTCAAGATCATAGGACAGGTAGGGACTCCCCTAATGGTTGATGAGGTGACTAAATTCAGGGATAAACTCAGTTTCCCTAGAGTTTTAATTGAAGTTTCACTGAAACAAGATTTTCCAGATATAATATACTTTGAAGATGAGAATGGCTTTAACACCTCAGTTTCAGTTACATACGAATGGAAGCCAATTGTGTGTAACCATTGCTCTGGATTGGGCCATTCCACGGCTGAATGCAGGAAAAAAGGAGGAAGGAAACAAGAATGGGTAATCAAAGATAATGGGAAAAAGAAGGATACAGCTGAATCTAGCAAAGCCACTAAGCTTGATGATGATGGCTTTCAAC
The Humulus lupulus chromosome 6, drHumLupu1.1, whole genome shotgun sequence DNA segment above includes these coding regions:
- the LOC133785726 gene encoding uncharacterized protein LOC133785726; translated protein: MDDIQEEVDFWKSSIVCYALGANPPLSILEGFVRRMWNDKIDKVGMLSYGVFLIRFISIADRDEVLKGGYVFFNKRSVVMKAWDPAINLKKEDIRRVPIWVHLDDLDLKYWGEKSLFKIIGQVGTPLMVDEVTKFRDKLSFPRVLIEVSLKQDFPDIIYFEDENGFNTSVSVTYEWKPIVCNHCSGLGHSTAECRKKGGRKQEWVIKDNGKKKDTAESSKATKLDDDGFQPVTKGWKPKDQVPAMTAMDNPFQALA